A region from the Triticum aestivum cultivar Chinese Spring chromosome 3D, IWGSC CS RefSeq v2.1, whole genome shotgun sequence genome encodes:
- the LOC123078317 gene encoding protein ALTERED PHOSPHATE STARVATION RESPONSE 1, with amino-acid sequence MGCAQSKIDQEEAVCRCRDRKRLMADAVQARNAFAAAHSAYTVLLKSTGGALSDFAHGEAPDPSMIASHSHQAAVAAAAAGASASAPPPPTTTTVLIPPSPPPPPFMDFPHGLQRSSSTPNIPMPDPRAATKNRAPASAAIQEEEDGEEDDGHIITDSDDDDDDDDEEEEEEDDNDHDDDDHHEHDDFSMDDTVHGQPPKRGVMDSMGSSPVTPPPPPQLNPSPITPASATPPPPMPEAQMATWDYFFGPTPTPPPTLEQQTDDTWMDRREKESVPEVKAPVMNPAVSEASAPSRGAEEWAERPPQTALEKAKAIDELGANLPPSKPIVRKPPKAPGLQPEVHHQHASSMGSVETRKGKIMMVSASLLQIIAQLDDNFLRSSESAHDVSKKLEATRMHYHSNHADSRGHIDHSTKIMHVITWNRSFKNLPDQEDLGVNFEIDERFETHATVLDRMLAWEKKLYDEVKAGELMKIDYQKKVDLLHKQKKRGVKLETLEKTKAAVSHLHTRYIVDMQSMDSTVSEINRLRDKQLYPKLVDLVDGMANMWSSMHRHHKSQFLTISGIRAFEVPPVPRETTDLHYKQTCELRDIVREWHMQFDKLMDHQKGYIRALNAWLKLNLISIESNLKEKVSSPPRQVEPPIKNLLYAWHDLLERLPVELAKTAIKSFTEVISNIVLLQEEEVSLRRRCEETRRDLDRKRAQFEDWHRRYTERKASQGEEANPEAANTPSLDHVNERRITIEEVEIRLKEEEKLHLRLARQVREKTLANLRMHLPELFRNMADFSFFCHDMYSSLRKSAVLPMLRDEVQG; translated from the exons ATGGGGTGCGCACAGTCCAAGATCGACCAGGAGGAGGCGGTGTGCCGCTGCCGGGATCGGAAGCGGCTGATGGCTGACGCTGTCCAGGCGCGCAACGCCTTCGCCGCCGCCCATTCGGCCTACACCGTCCTCCTCAAGAGCACCGGCGGCGCGCTCTCGGACTTTGCCCATGGCGAGGCGCCCGACCCCAGCATGATAGCCTCCCATTCCCACCAGGCCGCCGTTGCGGCGGCCGCAGCCGGagcctcggcctctgcgcctccgcCCCCGACCACCACTACTGTCCTCATCCCGCCCTCCCCCCCGCCCCCGCCCTTCATGGACTTCCCTCATGGCCTCCAGCGCTCCTCGTCAACCCCCAACATCCCCATGCCCGATCCCCGGGCTGCCACCAAGAACCGCGCCCCAGCTAGTGCTGCTATccaggaggaggaggatggcgagGAGGACGATGGTCATATCATAACtgacagcgatgatgatgatgatgatgatgatgaggaggaggaggaggaggacgacaacgacCACGACGACGACGATCACCACGAGCATGACGATTTCAGCATGGATGATACGGTGCACGGACAGCCGCCAAAGAGAGGGGTGATGGACAGCATGGGGTCTTCTCCAGtgacaccaccgccaccaccgcagcTAAACCCATCCCCAATAACGCCTGCGTCTGCGACACCACCGCCCCCCATGCCGGAGGCTCAAATGGCTACCTGGGACTACTTCTTCGGTCCAACCCCCACACCACCGCCCACCCTGGAGCAGCAAACTGATGATACTTGGATGGATAGGCGGGAGAAGGAGTCAGTGCCCGAGGTGAAGGCACCAGTGATGAATCCAGCTGTTAGTGAGGCATCTGCACCATCACGTGGTGCTGAGGAGTGGGCGGAGCGGCCACCACAGACAGCACTGGAGAAGGCGAAGGCCATCGATGAGCTTGGGGCAAACCTTCCCCCGTCGAAGCCGATTGTTAGGAAGCCACCCAAGGCACCTGGCCTGCAACCAGAAGTACACCACCAGCATGCCTCGTCCATGGGCTCAGTTGAGACCCGGAAAGGGAAGATTATGATGGTGTCTGCCAGCCTACTGCAGATTATTGCTCAGCTTGATGATAACTTTCTCAGGTCTTCGGAGAGTGCACATGATGTGTCAAAAAAGCTTGAGGCCACACGGATGCATTACCACTCCAACCATGCTGACAGTCGAG GACATATTGATCATTCTACGAAAATCATGCATGTTATCACATGGAATCGCTCCTTCAAGAATTTACCGGACCAAGAGGATTTAGGTGTTAATTTCGAGATTGATGAACGATTCGAAACTCATGCCACAGTTCTCGACCGGATGCTTGCCTGGGAGAAAAAATTGTATGATGAAGTGAAG GCAGGGGAACTTATGAAAATTGATTATCAAAAGAAGGTTGATCTACTGCATAAACAAAAGAAACGTGGTGTTAAACTTGAAACCCTTGAGAagacaaaggctgccgttagccacttGCACACAAGGTACATAGTGGATATGCAATCCATGGATTCAACAGTTTCAGAAATAAATCGTCTACGTGATAAACAGCTATACCCGAAGTTAGTGGACCTTGTCGATGG CATGGCAAATATGTGGAGTTCTATGCACCGTCATCACAAGAGCCAGTTTTTGACCATATCGGGGATCAGAGCTTTTGAGGTACCGCCTGTTCCAAGGGAGACAACTGATTTGCATTATAAGCAGACCTGTGAGCTACGTGACATTGTCAGGGAGTGGCATATGCAGTTTGACAAACTTATGGACCATCAGAAAGGGTACATCAGAGCACTCAATGCATGGTTGAAGCTTAATCTCATCTCCATCGAGAGCAATCTGAAGGAGAAGGTATCCTCCCCTCCAAGGCAGGTGGAACCACCTATCAAGAATCTGCTATATGCCTGGCACGACCTGCTTGAGAGGCTTCCCGTCGAACTTGCCAAAACTGCCATTAAAAGCTTTACTGAAGTCATAAGCAATATTGTACTGCTTCAGGAAGAGGAGGTCAGCCTAAGGCGAAGGTGTGAGGAAACTCGCAGGGATCTTGACCGTAAGAGGGCACAGTTTGAAGACTGGCATCGTAGGTACACAGAAAGAAAGGCATCCCAGGGTGAGGAAGCTAACCCCGAAGCAGCCAATACTCCAAGCCTAGATCATGTCAACGAGAGGAGAATAACCATTGAGGAAGTAGAAATCAGGCTGAAGGAAGAGGAGAAGCTCCACCTTAGGCTTGCGAGGCAGGTGAGGGAGAAGACGCTGGCAAACCTCCGGATGCACCTGCCAGAGCTCTTCAGAAACATGGCGGACTTTTCGTTCTTCTGCCATGACATGTACAGTAGCTTGAGAAAATCTGCAGTGCTGCCAATGCTCAGAGACGAGGTTCAAGGTTGA